In a genomic window of Carettochelys insculpta isolate YL-2023 chromosome 19, ASM3395843v1, whole genome shotgun sequence:
- the SBDS gene encoding ribosome maturation protein SBDS, whose protein sequence is MSIFTPTNQIRLTNVAVVRTRRAGKRFEIACYRNKVMGWRSGAEKDIDEVLQTNTVFVNVSKGQVAKKEDLLKAFGTDDQTEICKMILTKGELQVSDKERQTQLEQMFRDIATIVADKCVNPETKRPYTVILIERAMKDIHYSVKPNKSTKQQALEVIRQLKETMQIERAHMRLRFILPPKEGKKLKEKLKPLIKVVESEDFDEQLEIVCLIDPGCFREIDELIRCETKGKGTLEVLSLKDVEEGDEKFE, encoded by the exons ATGTCCATCTTCACCCCCACCAACCAGATCCGCCTCACCAATGTGGCCGTGGTGCGGACCCGGCGCGCCGGGAAGCGCTTCGAGATCGCCTGTTACCGCAACAAGGTCATGGGCTGGCGGAGCGGCGC TGAAAAAGACATTGATGAAGTTCTGCAGACCAACACAGTATTTGTAAACGTCTCTAAAGGTCAAGTTGCAAAGAAGGAAGATCTCCTCAAAGCTTTTGGAACTGATGACCAAACAGAAATCTGCAAGATG ATTTTAACAAAAGGGGAGTTGCAGGTATCTGACAAAGAGCGACAGACACAGTTGGAGCAGATGTTTAGAGACATTGCAACTATTGTAGCTGACAAGTGTGTGAACCCTGAAACAAAGAGGCCATACACAGTAATCCTTATAGAAAGAGCCATGAAGGATATCCACTATTCTGTTAAACCAAACAAGAGCACCAAACAGCAG GCTTTGGAAGTGATCAGACAATTAAAGGAGACTATGCAGATTGAGCGGGCTCATATGAGACTGCGATTTATTCTCCCACCAAAAGAAGGCAAGAAGTTAAAAGAGAAGCTCAAGCCACTGATCAAAGTTGTAGAGAGTGAAGACTTTGATGAGCAATTAGAAATT GTGTGTCTCATTGACCCAGGCTGCTTCAGAGAGATTGATGAACTGATCCGATGTGAAACTAAAGGGAAAGGCACGCTTGAAGTACTCAGTCTGAAAGATGTGGAAGAAGGAGATGAAAAGTTTGAATAA